CGCGTTCGATGAAGGCAGCGCGCATGGATCGCCAGGGGAGGTCGATGTGGCTGACTTCGCGCTTTTTGCCAAAGAGGTAACCAAAAGGATTCACGGGGCGGGGCGCCCAATAATCATTTGTGCCAAAGACGAACGCGCCGGGGCGGTTCATGAGTGGACCGAGGGCGCGGAGGACGTCGGGGACACCTTTTTCGTCGGAGAGGTTGTCGCCGGTGTTGACCACGAGGTCGGGGTTCAAGGAATCCAGCGCAGAGACCCAGGCTTTTTTGGTTTCTTGGCCGGGGATCATGTGGAGGTCGGAAATGTGGAGGATTCTAAATTCCTTTTTGCCGCGGAGGGTTCCGGGTTTTAGAAGTGGCAGTTCTACTGTCTTGAGCTCGAATTTCTTTAGCTCTGAGTATCCCCATGCGGCGGTGGTGAGGCCTGCGCCGAGGAGGGCTGTGGCTGAGAGGTTGAGAGTTTTCGCGATAGTAGACACCTTATTTAGCCTACCTGGGGAGTATTCTGGGCAACCATGAGTGAACTTAAAGATAAAATTCGTGCGGACCTGACGGCGTCGATGAAGGCTCGTGACAAGGACACGACGGGAACGTTGCGTATGTTGTTGTCGGCGTTGACGCAGGAAGAGACCACTGGAACGAAGCATGAGCTGGGTGATGATGAGGTCTTGAAGGTCATCGCAAGGGAGATAAAGAAGCGTCGCGAGTCGGCTGAGGTGTACACGGAGAACGGTCGTCAGGAGCTTGCCGACGTCGAGCTCAAGGAGGCTTCTATCCTTGAGGCGTACCAGCCTAAGCAGCTTGACGACGATGAGCTGAATGCGCTTATCGACGAAGCTATCGCCGAGGTCGGTGGCGAAGCCGATATGAAGAAGATGGGTCAGATCATGAAGGCTGCGACTGCTAAAGCTGCTGGCCGTGCAGATGGAAAACGACTCTCCACTGCTGTGAAGAGCCGTTTGGCAAACTAGGAGAAGAACTAGCGGAAGAACTGGCTGATGGCGTCGTTGATGGCGTCTTCAAGCGTTGGGTTCGACGCTGCTGGCGGGGACGCTCCTGCGTCTCCTCCGGTGTTGTTTTCTTCAGCTGGAGCAGGGGATGGGGCGGGGCTTGTTCCGTCTGAGATATTCAAGATCACAGTCGCGCCGTCGATAAGCACTGCGCCCTGAGGTGTTGCACTGACTACGGTGCCGCGCGGACGACCGGACCCGGATTCGCTGCGCGTGGTGACGGTGTAGCCTTCTGCTTCTAGCATGCGTCGCGCGGAGGCTTCGCTTTGGCCGACCACGTTGTTGAGCAGGGCGCCCGCGGTGCCGAGGCGGTATTGGTTGCTGGTTTGCGGCAGGGTGCCTTGGGTGGCGGCGCTGACATTGGTGGCCATGTTGAACCAGGTTTGAGCTGGTTCGTTGCCGCCGAAGAGGTTGCCGTCGCTGCACTGGCGGACGGGGCCGCTGCACAGTGGGGTGGTGGAGGTGCCGTCGTTGTAGATGTATGGGACTGCGGCGAAGTTGCTGTTGAAGCCCATGAATGAGGACGACTGGTTGGATTCGGTGGTACCGGTCTTGGCAGCGGTGGGGGCGGACCAGCCGTACATGCGGGCGGCATTTGCTGCGGTGCCGTCGACGGTGTCCTGGCTCATGCCGACAGCCAGTGCGTTTGCGGTTTCGCGATCGATTGCGCGTTCGCATTCTGGGCGGTCGATGTAGACTTCGTTGCCATCGCGGTCGTGCACACTGATCACGGGGTTTGGTTCGCACCAGGTTCCACCGGAGGCGATGGTGGCTGCCACGTTAGACAGTTCGAGGGGGTTCACCGCTGTTGGTCCGAGGGTGTAAGAGCCCAAGTTGTGGTCCTTCATGTAGTCGGCGATAGAGGATTCGCCGTCGAAGGAGCCTTCGTCGGTGTAGCTGCGCAGGCCTAGTTTGACGGAGAGATCCACTACGGTGTCTACGCCGACTTGCTCGATCATCTCAATGAAGGCGGTGTTTGGGGATTTTGCCAGTGCGTCTTGCAGGGTCATGCGTGGTGCGTAGGTGCCTGCGTTTTCCACACAGTAGGTGTTGGCAGGGCAGTTGTCGGCGCCACCGGTTCCTAAGCCGCGGGCTTCATATCTGGCGGGCACGTCCAGCATGGTGTCGAGGCCAGCGCCAGCCTGAATGGCGGCGGCTGCGGTGAAGATTTTGAAAATAGAACCTGCACCGTTGCCCACTCGCGAGGTTGCCTGCGGCAGCATGGTTTCGCC
The window above is part of the Corynebacterium deserti GIMN1.010 genome. Proteins encoded here:
- a CDS encoding transglycosylase domain-containing protein encodes the protein MSITNSLTKLVASTVAAGMLGALALVPLAGISGVAVARTNETMQTNLSDLTDGRGPGVTTITDSTDQPIAYIYAQRRFEVTGEQISQPMKDAIVSIEDRRFYEHDGVDLQGFGRAIVTNLLAGGVEQGASTINQQYVKNFLLLVEATDEAEQAAAVETSIPRKLREMKMASDLESTLTKDEILTRYLNIVPFGNGAYGVEAAARTYFGTSAAELTIPQSAMLAGIVQSSSYLNPYTNHDAVFERRNTVLGAMADAGAISPEEATAYQQEPLGVLESPQGLANGCIGAGDRGFFCDYALEYLANQGITQEMLAKDSYTIKLTLDPQVQDAARAAVSSHVDPSTPGVAEVVNVVQPGEDSRNILAIASSRNYGLDLEAGETMLPQATSRVGNGAGSIFKIFTAAAAIQAGAGLDTMLDVPARYEARGLGTGGADNCPANTYCVENAGTYAPRMTLQDALAKSPNTAFIEMIEQVGVDTVVDLSVKLGLRSYTDEGSFDGESSIADYMKDHNLGSYTLGPTAVNPLELSNVAATIASGGTWCEPNPVISVHDRDGNEVYIDRPECERAIDRETANALAVGMSQDTVDGTAANAARMYGWSAPTAAKTGTTESNQSSSFMGFNSNFAAVPYIYNDGTSTTPLCSGPVRQCSDGNLFGGNEPAQTWFNMATNVSAATQGTLPQTSNQYRLGTAGALLNNVVGQSEASARRMLEAEGYTVTTRSESGSGRPRGTVVSATPQGAVLIDGATVILNISDGTSPAPSPAPAEENNTGGDAGASPPAASNPTLEDAINDAISQFFR
- a CDS encoding GatB/YqeY domain-containing protein produces the protein MSELKDKIRADLTASMKARDKDTTGTLRMLLSALTQEETTGTKHELGDDEVLKVIAREIKKRRESAEVYTENGRQELADVELKEASILEAYQPKQLDDDELNALIDEAIAEVGGEADMKKMGQIMKAATAKAAGRADGKRLSTAVKSRLAN
- a CDS encoding metallophosphoesterase, which gives rise to MSTIAKTLNLSATALLGAGLTTAAWGYSELKKFELKTVELPLLKPGTLRGKKEFRILHISDLHMIPGQETKKAWVSALDSLNPDLVVNTGDNLSDEKGVPDVLRALGPLMNRPGAFVFGTNDYWAPRPVNPFGYLFGKKREVSHIDLPWRSMRAAFIERGWQDANQKRLEFQVGSVRLAISGVDDPHHNLDNYSEIAGAPNVDADLSLALLHAPEPRVLAQFEADGYQLSLSGHTHGGQLCLPGSRAIVTNCGIDRKRVQGLHKFGQMWMHVSNGLGTSKFVPFRLFCRPSATLIKITETNS